The proteins below are encoded in one region of Streptomyces marianii:
- the ilvD gene encoding dihydroxy-acid dehydratase codes for MPELRSRTVTHGRNMAGARALMRASGVASADIGKPVIAVANSFTEFVPGHTHLAPVGRIVSDAVLAAGAVPREFNTIAVDDGIAMGHGGMLYSLPSRDLIADSVEYMVEAHCADALICISNCDKITPGMLMAAMRLNIPAVFVSGGPMEAGQATLVDGTVRKLDLINAIVDSVNENVSDEDVLRIEENACPTCGSCSGMFTANSMNCLTEAIGLSLPGNGSVLATHTARRALYENAGRTVVEITKRYYEEGDESVLPRNIATREAFENAMALDIAMGGSTNTILHLLAAAQEAELDYDLTDIDAVSRRVPCLAKVAPNVAPGGTYYMEDVHRAGGIPAILGELYRGGLLNEDVHTVHSASLAEWLKTWDVRGGSPSAEAVELWHAAPGCVRSATAFSQSERWESLDVDAEGGCVRSVENAYSKDGGLAVLRGNIAEDGCVVKTAGVDESIWTFEGPAVVCESQEEAVDKILSKVVKEGDVVVIRYEGPRGGPGMQEMLYPTSFLKGRGLGKACALITDGRFSGGTSGLSIGHASPEAASGGAIALVEDGDRIRIDIPNRSVELLVDDAVLAARREALGGVYAPRNRERKVSAALRAYAAMATSADKGAVRDVDRLG; via the coding sequence ATGCCCGAGCTGAGGTCCCGCACAGTCACCCACGGCCGCAACATGGCGGGCGCCCGCGCCCTTATGCGGGCCTCGGGCGTAGCGAGCGCGGACATCGGCAAGCCGGTCATCGCGGTCGCCAACTCCTTCACGGAGTTCGTCCCCGGGCACACCCACCTCGCCCCGGTCGGCCGGATCGTCTCGGACGCCGTCCTGGCGGCGGGCGCGGTGCCCCGCGAGTTCAACACCATCGCCGTCGACGACGGCATCGCGATGGGCCACGGCGGCATGCTCTACTCGCTGCCGTCGCGCGACCTGATCGCGGACTCCGTGGAGTACATGGTCGAGGCCCACTGCGCCGACGCCCTGATCTGCATCTCCAACTGCGACAAGATCACCCCGGGCATGCTGATGGCCGCCATGCGCCTCAACATCCCGGCGGTCTTCGTCTCCGGCGGCCCGATGGAGGCCGGCCAGGCCACCCTCGTCGACGGCACGGTCCGCAAGCTCGACCTGATCAACGCCATCGTCGACTCGGTCAACGAGAACGTCTCGGACGAGGACGTGCTGCGCATCGAGGAGAACGCCTGCCCGACCTGCGGCTCCTGTTCGGGCATGTTCACCGCCAACTCGATGAACTGCCTGACCGAGGCCATCGGCCTCTCCCTGCCGGGCAACGGCTCGGTCCTCGCCACCCACACCGCCCGCCGCGCGCTGTACGAGAACGCGGGCCGCACGGTCGTCGAGATCACCAAGCGCTACTACGAGGAGGGCGACGAGTCGGTCCTCCCGCGCAACATCGCCACCCGTGAGGCATTCGAGAACGCCATGGCCCTCGACATCGCCATGGGCGGCTCGACCAACACGATCCTCCACCTGCTCGCCGCCGCCCAGGAGGCCGAGCTCGACTACGACCTCACGGACATCGACGCCGTCTCGCGCCGGGTGCCGTGCCTGGCCAAGGTCGCACCGAACGTCGCGCCGGGCGGCACGTACTACATGGAGGACGTCCACCGGGCCGGTGGCATCCCCGCCATCCTCGGCGAGCTGTACCGGGGCGGGCTGCTGAACGAGGACGTCCACACCGTCCACTCGGCATCCCTGGCCGAATGGCTCAAGACCTGGGACGTCCGCGGCGGCTCCCCGTCCGCCGAGGCCGTCGAGCTGTGGCACGCGGCTCCCGGCTGCGTCCGCTCCGCCACCGCCTTCTCGCAGTCCGAGCGCTGGGAGTCGCTGGACGTCGACGCCGAGGGCGGCTGCGTCCGCTCCGTCGAGAACGCCTACTCCAAGGACGGCGGCCTCGCAGTCCTCAGGGGCAACATCGCTGAGGACGGCTGTGTCGTGAAGACGGCGGGCGTCGACGAGTCGATCTGGACCTTCGAGGGCCCGGCCGTCGTCTGCGAGTCGCAGGAGGAGGCCGTCGACAAGATCCTCTCCAAGGTGGTCAAGGAGGGCGACGTCGTCGTCATCCGCTACGAGGGCCCGCGCGGCGGCCCCGGCATGCAGGAGATGCTCTACCCGACCTCCTTCCTGAAGGGCCGCGGCCTGGGCAAGGCCTGTGCGCTGATCACAGACGGCCGTTTCTCAGGCGGCACCTCGGGGCTGTCCATCGGCCACGCCTCCCCGGAGGCGGCGTCCGGCGGCGCGATCGCCCTCGTCGAGGACGGCGACCGCATCCGCATCGACATCCCGAACCGCTCCGTGGAGCTCCTCGTCGACGACGCCGTGCTCGCCGCCCGCCGCGAGGCCCTGGGCGGCGTCTACGCGCCGAGGAACCGCGAGCGCAAGGTCTCCGCGGCGCTGCGGGCATACGCGGCGATGGCGACGAGCGCGGACAAGGGCGCGGTGCGGGACGTCGACAGGCTCGGCTGA
- a CDS encoding ABC transporter ATP-binding protein codes for MMNNPPEGTPAPAVHARALSVVRGSRTVLRDLDFEVPRGQITGLLGPSGCGKSTLMRAVVGSQARVTGILDVLGRPAGHAALRSRIGYVTQAPSVYDDLTVRQNLDYFAAVLDPGRAAAERRRRHVSQALADVDLAAYAGSLAGRLSGGQRSRVSLAVALLGAPELLVLDEPTVGLDPVLRRDLWDLFHRVADERGTTILVSSHVMDEAERCHRLLLLREGELLADDTPNALRRRNDTATVEDAFLHLVDTADALQETAR; via the coding sequence ATGATGAATAATCCGCCGGAGGGTACTCCGGCACCGGCCGTCCACGCGCGCGCCCTCAGCGTCGTCCGCGGTTCCCGAACCGTCCTGCGCGACCTCGACTTCGAGGTGCCGCGAGGGCAGATCACCGGACTCCTCGGTCCCTCCGGCTGCGGCAAGTCCACTCTCATGCGGGCCGTCGTCGGCAGCCAGGCCAGGGTCACCGGCATCCTCGACGTCCTCGGCCGGCCCGCCGGCCACGCCGCACTGCGCTCCCGCATCGGCTACGTCACCCAGGCCCCCTCCGTCTACGACGATCTGACCGTCCGCCAGAACCTGGACTACTTCGCCGCGGTCCTCGACCCCGGTCGCGCCGCGGCCGAACGGCGCCGGCGCCATGTCTCCCAGGCCCTCGCGGACGTCGACCTCGCCGCGTACGCCGGCTCACTCGCGGGCAGGCTCTCCGGCGGTCAGCGCAGCCGAGTCTCCCTCGCCGTCGCCCTCCTCGGCGCTCCCGAACTACTCGTACTCGACGAACCCACCGTCGGCCTCGATCCGGTCCTGCGCCGCGACCTCTGGGACCTCTTCCACCGTGTCGCGGACGAACGCGGCACCACGATCCTCGTCTCCTCGCACGTCATGGACGAGGCCGAGCGCTGCCACCGGCTCCTCCTGCTGCGCGAGGGCGAACTCCTCGCCGACGACACCCCCAACGCCCTCCGCCGCCGCAACGACACCGCCACCGTCGAAGACGCCTTCCTCCACCTCGTCGACACGGCCGACGCCCTCCAGGAGACCGCTCGATGA
- a CDS encoding TetR/AcrR family transcriptional regulator, translating to MTGGVPRRRGRPARTEAETGPGARERILEAAREEFAERGYDKTSVRGIAKAAGVDPALVHHYFGTKDEVFAAAIEVSFEPALVVPAILGEGKDGVGERLARYFVGVWENPVSRAPLLAILRSALTHEAAAKVLRGFVLRRMLERIAADLDVPDPKFRAELAASHMIGIAILRYVVQVEPLATVDPEEIIEMVAPTLQRYLTEA from the coding sequence ATGACCGGCGGGGTGCCCAGACGACGCGGCCGGCCCGCGCGCACCGAGGCGGAGACCGGCCCCGGCGCCCGGGAGCGGATCCTCGAAGCGGCCCGCGAGGAGTTCGCCGAGCGCGGTTACGACAAGACCTCCGTACGGGGGATCGCCAAGGCAGCGGGGGTGGACCCCGCTCTCGTCCACCACTACTTCGGCACCAAGGACGAGGTCTTCGCGGCCGCCATCGAGGTGTCCTTCGAGCCGGCGCTGGTCGTGCCGGCGATCCTCGGCGAGGGCAAGGACGGCGTCGGCGAGCGGCTGGCCCGCTACTTCGTCGGGGTGTGGGAGAACCCGGTGAGCCGGGCGCCGCTGCTCGCGATCCTCCGCTCCGCGCTGACGCACGAGGCCGCCGCGAAGGTGCTCCGCGGCTTCGTCCTTCGGCGGATGCTGGAGCGGATCGCGGCCGACCTGGACGTGCCGGACCCGAAGTTCCGGGCCGAGCTGGCCGCCTCGCACATGATCGGCATCGCCATCCTCCGCTATGTGGTCCAGGTGGAGCCGCTGGCCACGGTGGACCCGGAGGAGATCATCGAGATGGTCGCGCCGACGCTGCAGAGGTACCTCACCGAGGCGTGA
- the proC gene encoding pyrroline-5-carboxylate reductase → MTQTVAVLGTGKIGEALLSGMIRAGWPASALLVTTRRAERAEELRTRYGVEAVTNADAAKRADTLILAVKPQDMNRLLDELAPHVSAERLVISAAAGITTATIESRLAPNTPVVRVMPNTPVLVDEGMSVISGGSHATVEHLAHTEEIFGGVGKTLRVPESQQDAATALSGSGPAYFYFLVEAMTDAGILLGLPRAQAHDLIVQAAIGAAVMLRDSGEHPVKLREAVTSPAGTTINAIRELENHGVRAALIAALEAARDRSRELASGNG, encoded by the coding sequence ATGACCCAGACAGTCGCAGTCCTCGGTACCGGCAAGATCGGCGAGGCCCTGCTCAGCGGCATGATCCGGGCCGGCTGGCCCGCCTCGGCCCTGCTGGTCACCACCCGCCGGGCCGAGCGCGCCGAGGAGCTCCGCACCCGCTACGGCGTCGAAGCCGTCACCAACGCGGACGCCGCCAAACGGGCCGACACCCTCATCCTGGCCGTCAAGCCGCAGGACATGAACAGGCTTCTCGACGAGCTCGCCCCCCATGTCTCGGCGGAGCGCCTCGTGATCAGCGCCGCCGCCGGTATCACCACCGCCACCATCGAGAGCCGGCTCGCCCCCAACACCCCCGTGGTCCGTGTCATGCCCAACACTCCCGTCCTCGTCGACGAGGGCATGTCCGTGATCTCGGGCGGCAGCCACGCCACCGTCGAGCACCTGGCCCACACCGAGGAGATCTTCGGCGGAGTCGGCAAGACCCTTCGGGTCCCCGAGTCCCAGCAGGACGCCGCCACCGCCCTCTCCGGCTCCGGACCCGCCTACTTCTACTTCCTCGTCGAGGCCATGACCGACGCCGGCATCCTCCTCGGCCTGCCCCGGGCCCAGGCCCACGACCTGATCGTCCAGGCCGCGATCGGCGCCGCGGTGATGCTGCGCGACTCCGGCGAGCACCCCGTCAAGCTCCGCGAGGCCGTCACCTCTCCCGCGGGCACCACCATCAACGCCATCCGCGAACTCGAGAACCACGGTGTGCGCGCCGCCCTCATCGCCGCGCTGGAAGCGGCCCGCGACCGCAGCCGCGAGCTCGCTTCCGGCAACGGCTGA
- a CDS encoding protein kinase domain-containing protein, with product MPPLRSTGPVPEAEHPEYAGQYRLERCLGSGGMGVVHLATSVSGLRLAIKVVHAEHATDPEFRARFRQEVAAARRVSGAFTAPVVDADPEAGRPWMATLFIKGQTLAERVKWNGPLSLDELRRVGAGLAEALRDIHRADVVHRDLKPSNVLLAADGPKVIDFGISRPSDSDLRTETGKLIGTPPFMAPEQFQRPRDVGPAADLFALGAVLVHAATGRGPFDSGSPYIVAYQVVHNEPDLTGVPGELAPLLARCLAKDPAERPAPDEVMAELRTPVGEVATAFIPLQRTPAAGRPSGGSPSPAEEEGAGPAPRPRRRLVRYAAVGGLVAGLLAGAYAGIRLAADDGARPAGAPVAHRGEPAFTAWRTSLSKGSDALRTPACSAHGGYLYCAAPGVMATRLAAADGKPRWKREAVGSAAGAGPQADSGYQAGAPVLSGGLLHVTTAGGRRLEALDPESGATRWTTSIGSATVGHAEGCVLLAGADGIVRALDGATGEELWRKRRGAPGTQWAPGPPGSGTVFAVTPGADGATTVVRAVGTRDGGVRWEEHLKGSLSPVPSVSEDALFLLAADADDFTTAVVRLDTATREVRRVPLPVDVDQAQAAVAGGTVYLAGAGGSLLAVDTADEGRQRWRLETYVARSSRPVADGHRVYLSGADGRLLAVDAERGVQLGQTDPRMGTGRFTHASALPAPVTAPGKVFATAPDGSVFAVDAEDPARW from the coding sequence ATGCCGCCGCTGCGCAGCACCGGGCCCGTCCCGGAAGCGGAACATCCTGAGTACGCCGGGCAGTACCGCCTCGAGCGGTGTCTGGGCTCGGGCGGCATGGGTGTGGTGCATCTGGCCACCTCGGTGTCCGGGCTGCGCCTCGCCATCAAGGTCGTCCATGCGGAACACGCCACGGATCCGGAGTTCAGGGCTCGTTTCCGGCAGGAAGTGGCCGCGGCCCGCCGGGTGAGCGGTGCGTTCACCGCACCCGTCGTGGACGCCGACCCGGAGGCCGGGCGCCCTTGGATGGCGACACTGTTCATCAAGGGGCAGACCCTCGCCGAACGCGTCAAGTGGAACGGGCCGTTGAGCCTCGACGAACTGCGCAGGGTGGGCGCCGGGCTCGCGGAGGCGCTGCGCGACATCCATCGCGCGGATGTCGTACACCGCGATCTCAAACCCAGCAACGTGCTCCTCGCCGCCGACGGTCCGAAAGTCATCGACTTCGGGATCTCCCGTCCCTCGGACAGCGATCTACGCACGGAGACGGGGAAGTTGATCGGCACTCCCCCGTTCATGGCACCGGAGCAGTTCCAGCGGCCACGGGACGTCGGGCCCGCCGCCGACCTGTTCGCGCTGGGCGCCGTCCTCGTCCACGCGGCGACAGGACGGGGGCCGTTCGACTCCGGCAGCCCGTACATCGTCGCCTACCAGGTGGTGCACAACGAGCCGGACCTGACCGGGGTGCCGGGCGAACTCGCACCACTCCTGGCCCGTTGTCTGGCCAAGGACCCCGCCGAACGGCCCGCGCCCGACGAGGTGATGGCCGAACTCCGCACCCCGGTGGGGGAAGTGGCGACGGCCTTCATACCGCTTCAGCGGACGCCCGCGGCCGGACGGCCGTCCGGCGGATCCCCCTCCCCCGCGGAGGAGGAAGGGGCTGGACCGGCCCCCCGGCCGCGCCGGCGCCTTGTCCGGTACGCCGCCGTCGGCGGCCTCGTCGCCGGACTGCTCGCGGGCGCGTACGCGGGAATCCGCCTGGCCGCGGACGACGGCGCCCGCCCGGCCGGCGCCCCGGTCGCCCACCGCGGCGAGCCTGCCTTCACCGCCTGGCGGACCTCCCTGTCGAAGGGCTCCGACGCCCTGCGGACCCCCGCGTGTTCCGCCCACGGCGGATACCTGTACTGCGCGGCGCCGGGCGTCATGGCGACCCGGCTCGCCGCGGCCGACGGCAAGCCCCGGTGGAAGCGCGAGGCCGTCGGCTCCGCTGCCGGAGCGGGGCCGCAGGCGGACTCGGGCTACCAGGCCGGGGCCCCCGTGCTCTCCGGCGGACTGCTGCATGTCACCACGGCCGGCGGTAGGCGTCTCGAAGCGCTCGACCCGGAGTCGGGCGCCACGCGCTGGACGACGTCCATCGGTTCCGCCACGGTCGGCCACGCCGAGGGATGCGTCCTCCTCGCGGGAGCGGACGGGATCGTGCGGGCACTCGACGGCGCGACCGGCGAGGAGCTGTGGCGGAAGCGGCGGGGCGCGCCGGGCACCCAGTGGGCGCCGGGCCCGCCCGGTTCGGGAACCGTCTTCGCCGTCACCCCGGGGGCCGACGGCGCCACCACCGTCGTCCGGGCCGTCGGCACCCGTGACGGCGGTGTGCGCTGGGAGGAGCACCTGAAGGGCTCGCTGTCGCCGGTGCCGTCGGTCTCGGAGGACGCGCTCTTCCTCCTGGCGGCCGATGCCGACGACTTCACCACGGCGGTCGTACGCCTCGACACCGCCACGCGCGAGGTCCGCCGCGTCCCGCTGCCGGTCGACGTCGACCAGGCCCAGGCCGCGGTGGCCGGCGGCACGGTCTACCTGGCGGGTGCGGGAGGCTCGCTGCTCGCCGTGGACACCGCGGACGAAGGCCGCCAGCGATGGCGGCTGGAGACGTACGTGGCCCGGTCCTCGCGGCCGGTCGCCGACGGGCACCGGGTCTATCTGAGCGGTGCCGACGGGCGGCTGCTGGCGGTCGACGCCGAACGCGGTGTGCAGCTCGGTCAGACGGATCCACGGATGGGCACGGGGCGTTTCACCCACGCGTCCGCCCTGCCGGCTCCCGTCACCGCCCCCGGCAAGGTGTTCGCGACCGCTCCCGACGGGAGCGTGTTCGCCGTGGACGCCGAGGATCCGGCGCGCTGGTAG
- a CDS encoding ABC transporter permease produces MNAHPSRPPATAAESAPRPALSPSRTLATAARVLRQLRHDPRSIVLMLLVPCLMLFLLRYVFDGSPQTFDAIGASLLGIFPLITMFLITSIATLRERTSGTLERLLAMPLGKADLIAGYALAFGLLAVVQSALATGLAVWFLGLDVVGSTWLLLLVALLDALLGTALGLFVSAFAASEFQAVQFMPAVIFPQLLLCGLFTARDNMQPVLEGISNVLPMSYAVDGMNEVLRHTDVTADFLRDILVVAACALLVLSLGAATLRRRTA; encoded by the coding sequence ATGAACGCCCATCCCTCGCGCCCGCCCGCGACCGCCGCCGAGTCCGCGCCGCGCCCCGCGCTCTCCCCGTCCCGCACCCTCGCAACCGCCGCCCGGGTCCTGCGGCAGCTGCGGCACGATCCCCGCTCGATCGTCCTGATGCTGCTGGTGCCGTGCCTGATGCTCTTCCTGCTGCGCTATGTCTTCGACGGAAGCCCGCAGACCTTCGACGCCATCGGCGCCTCGCTGCTCGGCATCTTCCCGCTGATCACGATGTTCCTGATCACGTCCATCGCGACGCTGCGCGAGCGCACCTCCGGCACCCTCGAACGACTGCTCGCCATGCCCCTCGGGAAGGCCGACCTCATCGCCGGCTACGCCCTGGCGTTCGGCCTCCTGGCCGTCGTCCAGTCCGCCCTCGCGACCGGGCTCGCGGTCTGGTTCCTCGGGCTGGACGTCGTCGGCTCCACCTGGCTGCTGCTCCTGGTCGCGCTGCTGGACGCCCTGCTCGGCACGGCCCTCGGCCTGTTCGTCTCCGCCTTCGCCGCATCCGAGTTCCAGGCGGTCCAGTTCATGCCGGCCGTGATCTTCCCCCAGCTCCTCCTCTGCGGCCTCTTCACCGCCCGCGACAACATGCAGCCCGTCCTCGAGGGCATCTCGAACGTGCTGCCCATGTCCTACGCCGTCGACGGCATGAACGAGGTGCTCCGCCACACCGACGTCACCGCCGACTTCCTCCGCGACATCCTGGTCGTCGCCGCCTGCGCCCTCCTCGTCCTCTCCCTGGGCGCGGCCACCCTCCGCCGCCGCACCGCGTGA
- a CDS encoding Ppx/GppA phosphatase family protein, which produces MRLGVLDVGSNTVHLLVVDAHPGARPLPAHSHKAELRLAELLDGDGAIGPEGVDRLIGTLNDALQAAEDKGCEDVLPFATSAVREAANADDVLSRVKAVTGVDLQVLTGDEEARLTFLAARRWFGWSSGKLLVLDIGGGSLEIACGIDEDPDIAVSLPLGAGRLTAGMLPGDPPDPEDVRGLRRHVRAQIARTVGEFSRFGRPDHVVATSKTFKQLARIAGAARSTEGLYTQRELSRKSLEEWVPKLAAMTAAQRATLPGVSEGRAGQLLAGALVAEGAMDLFGVDELEICPWALREGVILRRLDHLPTL; this is translated from the coding sequence ATGAGACTCGGAGTCCTCGACGTCGGTTCGAACACAGTGCACCTTCTGGTGGTGGACGCCCACCCCGGCGCCCGGCCGCTGCCCGCCCACTCCCACAAGGCGGAACTGCGCCTGGCGGAGCTGCTCGACGGAGACGGAGCCATCGGCCCGGAGGGCGTCGACCGGCTGATCGGCACGCTCAACGACGCCCTGCAGGCAGCCGAGGACAAGGGCTGCGAGGACGTGCTGCCGTTCGCGACCTCCGCCGTGCGGGAGGCCGCCAACGCCGACGACGTCCTGTCCCGGGTGAAGGCGGTGACCGGCGTCGACCTCCAGGTCCTCACCGGCGACGAGGAGGCCCGGCTGACGTTTCTGGCCGCCCGGCGCTGGTTCGGCTGGTCGTCCGGGAAGCTGCTGGTCCTCGACATCGGCGGTGGCTCGCTGGAAATCGCCTGCGGCATAGACGAGGACCCCGACATCGCCGTCAGCCTGCCGCTCGGCGCCGGACGGCTGACCGCCGGGATGCTGCCCGGCGATCCGCCGGACCCGGAGGACGTCCGCGGACTGCGCCGCCATGTGCGGGCGCAGATCGCCCGTACGGTCGGTGAGTTCAGCCGTTTCGGCCGGCCGGACCACGTGGTCGCCACGTCCAAGACCTTCAAGCAGCTCGCCCGGATCGCGGGCGCCGCCCGCTCCACCGAGGGCCTGTACACCCAGCGCGAACTGAGTCGAAAGTCACTGGAGGAGTGGGTTCCGAAGCTCGCCGCGATGACGGCCGCGCAGCGTGCCACCCTGCCGGGCGTCTCCGAGGGCCGCGCCGGCCAGCTGCTGGCAGGAGCGCTGGTCGCGGAGGGTGCGATGGACCTCTTCGGCGTCGACGAACTGGAGATCTGCCCCTGGGCGCTCCGCGAGGGGGTGATCCTGCGGAGGCTGGATCACCTCCCCACCCTCTGA
- a CDS encoding sugar phosphate isomerase/epimerase family protein: MAEPVVRIPDAKVALSTASVYPESTATAFEIAARLGYDGVEVMVWTDPVSQDIEALRRLSDYHEMPILAVHAPCLLITQRVWSTDPWVKLQRAQAAAEKLGASTVVVHPPFRWQRQYARDFVSGIWRMANETDVRFAVENMYPWRYRDREMLAYAPDWDVTKEDYRHFTIDLSHTATSRTDTLAMVDRMGDRLGHVHLADGRGSAKDEHLVPGRGDQPCAELLEHLAGSGFDGHVVIEVNTRRAMSAAEREADLAEALAFTRLHLASASAPPRGGRPGTADPGRS, from the coding sequence GTGGCAGAACCAGTGGTGCGCATCCCGGATGCGAAGGTCGCCCTGTCGACGGCCTCCGTCTATCCGGAGTCGACGGCGACGGCCTTCGAGATCGCCGCGCGCCTCGGCTACGACGGCGTCGAGGTCATGGTCTGGACCGACCCCGTGAGCCAGGACATCGAGGCGCTGCGCCGGCTCTCCGACTACCACGAGATGCCGATACTGGCCGTCCACGCGCCGTGTCTGCTCATCACCCAGCGCGTCTGGTCCACCGATCCCTGGGTGAAGCTCCAGCGTGCCCAGGCGGCCGCCGAGAAGCTCGGCGCGTCGACCGTCGTCGTGCACCCGCCGTTCCGCTGGCAGCGGCAGTACGCCCGGGACTTCGTCTCCGGAATCTGGCGGATGGCGAACGAGACGGACGTGCGCTTCGCCGTCGAGAACATGTACCCCTGGCGTTACCGGGACCGCGAGATGCTCGCGTACGCCCCCGACTGGGACGTCACCAAAGAGGACTACCGGCACTTCACGATCGACCTCTCCCACACGGCGACGTCCCGCACGGACACCCTCGCCATGGTCGACCGCATGGGAGACCGGCTCGGCCACGTCCACCTCGCGGACGGCAGGGGCTCGGCGAAGGACGAGCACCTGGTGCCGGGCCGTGGCGACCAGCCGTGCGCGGAGCTGCTGGAGCACCTGGCCGGCAGCGGCTTCGACGGCCACGTCGTGATCGAGGTGAACACCCGGCGGGCGATGTCGGCCGCCGAACGCGAAGCCGACCTCGCGGAGGCGCTGGCCTTCACCCGGCTGCACCTGGCCTCGGCGAGCGCGCCGCCGCGGGGCGGCCGCCCCGGCACGGCGGACCCGGGCCGATCATGA
- a CDS encoding peptidase: MAVEGSESVEEAEEAEPQALAAPRATRRYAVAPGYRLNVRSGPGTHYQIVRVLQYGARVPINCQKPGETVTGPYGTSNLWDNIANGQFVSDAYVNTGSDGYVAVRCA, translated from the coding sequence ATGGCCGTCGAAGGAAGCGAAAGCGTGGAAGAGGCGGAAGAGGCGGAGCCCCAGGCCCTCGCCGCACCGCGCGCCACGAGACGCTACGCGGTGGCCCCCGGCTACCGCCTGAACGTCCGCAGCGGGCCGGGAACCCACTACCAGATCGTCAGGGTGCTGCAGTACGGCGCGCGCGTGCCGATCAACTGCCAGAAGCCGGGCGAGACCGTCACCGGGCCGTACGGCACGTCGAACCTGTGGGACAACATCGCCAACGGCCAGTTCGTCTCCGACGCGTACGTGAACACGGGCAGCGACGGGTACGTGGCCGTGCGCTGTGCCTGA